The Vitis riparia cultivar Riparia Gloire de Montpellier isolate 1030 chromosome 3, EGFV_Vit.rip_1.0, whole genome shotgun sequence genome segment TCATGAGAGATGAATGAGCTGATTGGTGCAGGTAAAGAAGAAACAGATTAATGACTTCTTTACTAACATGGATAAATTGAAAACTTAATTAGAAGTAAGATgccattgaataaaataaattacatatgGAACTTACCTTTTTCCAAGATTTTCTAGTCCATTTCAGTTTAAAAGAGTCCAAATCATCAATAACCCAAGGTCGAGGGACAAGGTTCTGACAACTAGCCAGAAAGGACATCCCATCCTTTGAGAAAACCTCTGCAAGCTTCAAGAAGCAGAAAAAGGAGTGATATAACAATGTAAGTGCTACTGAAATTGTTTGAATGTTTAAACCTATTTCTATACTATTAGAAAAGATTGATTGTACAAAACCCAAGAACCAAATGATATAAATTCATCACTACCTAAATATTACagtgttataaaaaaataaaaaaataaaaagaaaagaaaagagatctATTTCACAATAAGTTGAAAATTACAAAGTAAGATTAATAATGAAGTCTTCCAGTTATGATGGGTTTAATACATTGTGAGGCACTCAAGAATAaacctctaaaaaaaaaaagaaaaaggaaaaaaagaaatatagcGCATAACATTCCAGCTGAAAGCTAAAGTTACCTGAGCAGAACCAAGATCAAATATGTTCCCCGCAAAAATCCCTCTAACCAGATTCTCCAAACGCTTGCTTTCATCTTCAATGGCATCATTAAGATGAACAACATTCTCAAATAGGGATATAGCCTTAGCGTTCTCTTCATCCTAGTTTAATCACAAAAGAAGCACTTATTTGAGTAGAAATGGAGATACGCAAGACTATTTCCAAGCTTTATGAAACCTAACACAAACCAACCAACCAACAATGTTTGTCCTTAATTCAGGACATCCAAAAAAGAAACCCAAGAGTACTCTCCAAGATTTAACATCCTCGGGTTGGACATCCAAATAACATATCAACAGTTACCTTAACTTTCTTGAATATATCTCTGAATCCCAATTCTCTAAGAACTTGTTCGCGAAGCCTGCAGAGAAGCTAACCCCCTCAAAAAAAAGTATAGAAATTCAGCCTTTTCACAGTAAAATGGTATCATCCACCAAATCTGACTGTATATTATTTGGTAATgtagtttggaaaattaaaaatagttgtgATTTCATATTTAGCTTACAACGCAATCAGGTGGCCCACCATGACTTTCAGGGTCCTTCTTAAGGTCCTCTAGTATTTCGGAGTACCTTCCACAAATTCAACACAAACCACAAACCAATCAGGCACATACCATAAACCAATCAGAAGATCTGACATTAACTATGATCATGCAATTTTATATCAAGGAAGATGTATCACTCCTACTGAAGAGCAGGCGATCACATTCCATGTTCTTGGTGACTATGGTTATTTATCTAGAATGCTATTATGGAGCCCTTGTCATTTAAATGGTATCATTTTGAATTTATGATATGAAATCATATTAAGAAGAGAGGTTTTCTCTTCATGAAACAAAAACCACACATTATAGAAGTAAAGGAAAACACCTTTGAGCAAATTTTTCAGCTTTAACATTAGCATCAGCAACAGTTCCATCACTCTCTGCTCGTTTCCTGTaccaaaccaaaacaaaactaTTGAATATGATGTTTTCCATCACATTCTAACTCTAGAAGGCAAGAATGCATGATCTAATAACAGCACCAGCATAAACAACACGGATTATGAAATTCCCACATGCAACTTGTACAAAATCAAAAGCTCCCATTCGATTAAGTTGCAGGAGGATGACAAAGGATTTTCAGTAACCAACCATAAGCAGGTTCGGAAGGAATCAATCATAGCTGATTAGTAAGCCATGGACTCAAACAAGATTTGATAATGGCTGGGTTCATGTACTTGTACTGTAAGAAATTAAGTTCTAGAAATAATCTAAAGTGAAGTTGCCATGGTTGTGGTAATGGTAAGATGCTTCTAGATGCAGGCGGAAACAGCAACTACCCGAAATCCAGACATGAGGGCGCTGCTACATAGGTGTGTTTTGTGAAATTATTGTCATATAATACACACAAATTACAGGCTTGAGTTTGTTTAACAGAAAGGCACCAGGCACTTGTTCTTCTTTccatttgagagaaaatggaggGACTTTTGGAATCATCCTACATATCAAGATGACAAATCCATGCCTCATCAAGAATAAATTGCAGTTAGGGTAGTTAAAGTTGCTGTTCTTTGGGCACCAAAAATGGGAAGAACGGCATCAAGTATCAAATGGGCCAGAAAGAGTAACGTATTCTGGAAAAGGGTATACCACCCAACCCATCAAGCaaataaaaaggcaaaaattatcatttttcctGAAAAGGGTTTGTTAGAGACGATGACATTGATGCCAAACACCCAACAGCCTAAAAAattcacagaaaaaaaaatggaaaaagaaaatgaggattAAAATGAGAAACCTGAAAGAGGGGATGGAATTGAGGAAAAGATCAATCCAGGAAAGCTCAGTAGGGGTTGCCTTCCGGGGATTATCAGAGGGGAATCTATAGGGAATAGTGCATGCCCTGTAGTTGGATTCGATCGGAGTCAATAGCAAAGGGAAGGCCACCAATTCCGATGAGCTCTCCATTGTTCTCCTTCTTCCCCTTTCCCAAATGACCCAAAAAACTTAATCCAGTAATGGGGATCAAACCCAGAAACCTCCCAATTGAATGGAGGGTGTTAGAGTAAGGCAAGGCAGTGACGCCTCCCAAACGGGTTATTGATTACCACACCCCACAAGGGCCACAACCTAACAACCCCTTCAAGGGAATCGAGAAGAAAATACTATTGCCTTTGTCCTTCTGTTTCTGATTTTTATTGCCCCGTTTTAACGCTGTCGAGTACCATCACAATGTGAAACAACCCTTTTTATACTTTCCAAAGATTTtaacatttctttttccttcttattttgactcgttcaatttatttctttgcattttttctttttgggtttaCCTAAATGCAAAATGACAGAAAATTCCATTGTGAATATTGAGTACGTATCTGCTAGCTAATACACTCAAATCCTTGAACCAAATTCTACTGTCAAATCCATTAAGCACAAGGGGGAGGAATTTGGGTGCCACTGTATTTGACTCTAACGTTTCTACAAGAGGAAGTGGCACGCTTCTCCCCTGATGAGAGGTCTAGGTGAACATCTTGGAGGTAAATGTTCTGGCATGGGGTCCCTCTGCTACACTTCAATGTCACCGCCACTGCAGATAATGAGGTCCCTCTTATGTTCTTGAAGTATATGTCACTCAGCTTCACTCTAGATGGTGCCTGCACttgaatatatatacatgtataaaGCATTTGTATCAGTGACTCTTGGCAATTTATTTCCACCTTGAAATGATAAAACACTGTTAGGGGGAtccatatatttatttcttgggCACAGGGCAATATTGTTGAAAGAGAACATTGTGGAAAGCTTTGTTTCTTGGTCTCTGTGAATCAATATTTCCATGGCATTCTGGAAAGGGTTGCAAAGTTGCAGGGAAGGAGAGGATCTCACCTTGGAAGCACAAGACATGAATGGGCAATATGCTTGATCAATTATAATGGGGTTGGTCACATTGTTCATGACGATGTTCTCGAATGTCATGTTGGTTGCTTCACTGCTATCTGGAGAGTTAGCCCATGTCTTGATCCTGATGCCGTTTGTAGTCCCTGTCATGGTGCAATCTTTAACCACAAGCCCACTTACATCTTCTTCATTAGGATATTTTCCCAAGCTTCCAACACTGAAATATGAAACCAAATGTCAAATATAACTGCTTAAAAAGGcataaaattatgattaagaaaatagaaatagcTGTGCCTGATGCCATGGCCAGGTCCACAAGTGATGCTTGTGATAGTGACTTGAGAATTTCCTTGTCCAACAGAGATGCAGTCGTCGCCAGTAGCAATAAGGGATCGAGAAAAATAAACGCCAGAGCTTCGCTCAATGTGGATGCCATCAGTGTTGGGACTGTTTTCTGGGGCAGAAATCTTGATTTGGCTACCTTTGAAATTATTGCATTCTACGAGAGCTATGTGAAAGAACTTGCTATTCACTGAAGTTATGCCTCGAACAACCGTCTTGTTCATTGCAATAAACTTCAAATTctgaaagaagaaaatgttAATCATTATTAACTTCTTGTCAAAAGTCGATTCTCAGACAATCAGAACCATTTGAGATCTCCCTATCCTCATTATGAACATTAGTGCAGCTTATTGAGCCTTCTTGCCTAATCCATTAGAATCATATGAACCCATAGGATCaatgtaatttattttcatttttcaggCTCCCCTATCTTGTCTAGTTCATGGGCTGCCATCCCAAGTCCCTAACCCATCCTATCCATTGGCAGCTGAACATGGGCTAGTGGAAGCACTTTGGTATGACTTTTTTCTACAGAAACATTAAGAAGGGATTGGTGATGAAACATACAGTGGGAAGAAGTTTGCAGTTGGCATTGATGGGGCACTTATTATATGGCCAGGCCTCAACACCTTGGCCATCAAAGGTCCCTCCACCGGTCAAGGTCAGACCCTTCATCCATCCAAATTCAATCCAACCCGCACTGAATCCATATTCAGCCAAGTCTGTTGTAGCCTTCAAATAACCCTGCAAGTTAATTTCTCAAATCTGGTTCTCAACAAAGATCATGATAGAAAAAGATGTGAAAATATATAGATGATTCAAAAAGAAGACAAGCTAGGAATGGATGAAGATCTGAGTCTTGCCTTCATCACAACAGTTAGAGATGATACGCTGTTGCAAGGACCTGCAAATGTAATGGGACCAATCATATAGGTCCCTTTCGGTATCAGAAGTTTTACTTTACCTGTTGAGGCGCAGGCCTCCTTCCATGCTGCTGTGAAGGCCTGGAATCACAAGAAATAGTTGTATGTTACCTTACTATCCTTAACATAAAAACCATATGATCTTGGAACCCTTCACTTAGATATTGAAATCTAAACTCAGTTCCAGTTAAGCCAAGGAAGAAGTTTTGCACCCAATGACCTATATTCAACCAAGATGGAgataaagagataaaaaaaacaaaaaaaaaaaactagagactCATGACTAAGAATGGAAACCCATTTAGGATTAATCTCTGCCTGAGCTGGCTGAATAATCAGCAATTCTAACCCACTAACCTGATTTCCCAGAGATTGTCAGCAGGGAAATTCTGAACTAAAAGGTGACCCAGTAGTCAAGCAAGACTCTTCTATCTTTCCAAACCcacctcaaattttctaagtcatttcaaataataattgtagtaaaacaaaacaacaagaagaaaaaggacAAGAACATACTCTTCTATCATCAGTGTGACCATCTGCTTGAGCACCAAAGCTCCTGACATTAAACAGGTGAGTGTTGGCCCCCTTGAGTTCTGCAGGGCTTCTTTCTAGCATTTGAACACCATTTGCACCTGAACTTGCTAGTCCTAATCCTCTGCCATTAACGCAAAAGAAGAAGGAAAGCACATAGAGCAGTTTGATACCAATTATGTCAGTGCCCATCTTTCCTTACATATACATATGAAGTGTTATTTTTGTCTTCTGAGAGTTGGGTTTTCTTCTTCTCAAAAATTAATCCAGGGGTTTGTGTTGGTCTGCAAAAAGATTCAGTtaagagtaaaataaaaaaagggcgCGCTTTTAGATTGTAACTCCCACCCCCACTTCCCCCACATGATATATTAAGTGGTTATGGTTTATCAACCGCTACATTCACATCTTCACCGCCTGTGACCCCATGTTATGAGAAAACCCCACCtctgatttttgtttctttttcaaaatttcatggGTTTTCTTGATTCTTAAGTGGGTTATCTTGATTGGGCCTTCATGAGTACGCCCTAACAGGAATGTTATCCTACAGTCCTTGGCTTGGCAAAAACGCTGCGTTTTAGCCCCAGACGCAAGAGAATTTCAATCGTGGAGCCATCATGAAAGCCATTTCAAAGCTGAAAGGCATGAAACCGCCGTTGCGTTACGTGGCTGATCCATCCCCTCTGGTTAACGAGTTCGCCAACTTCTGCCATCAATGGGACCTTCACAGAGCAATGAGAGCCATGGATGCTATGGAAAGACATGGAGGATTTGCTGATGCTATCACGTATTCCGAGCTCATCAAGTGCTGCTCTGCTCGTGGCACTGTCCAAGAAGGAAAGCGAGTTCACGAGCACATTTTCTGTAAAGGGTATGAGCCCAAAATGTTTGTAGTCAATACCTTACTCAACATGTACGTGAAATTTAACCTCTTGGAAGAGGCCGAGGATCTGTTCGACGAAATGCCTGAAAGAAATGTTGTTTCTTGGACTACTATGATATCTGCCTACTCTAATAAACTCAATGACAAGGCCTTGAAGTGCTTGATTCTAATGTTTAGAGAAGGTGTGAGACCAAATATGTTTACTTACTCTTCAGTTTTGAGAGCATGTGATGGGCTGCCCAACCTTAGGCAGCTCCATTGTGGGATAATCAAGACTGGGTTGGAGTCTGATGTCTTTGTTCGGAGTGCTTTGATTGACGTTTACTCAAAATGGAGTGATTTGGATAATGCATTAGGTGTTTTTGATGAAATGCCCACTAGGGATTTGGTTGTTTGGAACTCAATCATTGGAGGGTTCGCTCAGAACAGTGATGGTAATGAGGCTTTGAATCTTTTCAAGAGGATGAAGAGAGCTGGTTTTCTAGCTGATCAAGCTACTTTGACGAGTGTTTTGAGGGCATGTACTGGTTTAGCTCTGTTAGAATTGGGGAGACAGGTCCATGTTCATGTACTCAAGTTTGATCAAGACCTAATACTCAACAATGCACTCATCGATATGTACTGCAAGTGTGGCAGCTTGGACGATGCAAACTCTGCGTTTTCTCGTATGGTCAAGAAAGATGTGATATCTTGGAGCACAATGGTTGCAGGTTTGGCCCAGAATGGTTACAGTCGACAGGCACTGGAGTTGTTTGAGTCGATGAAAGAGTCAGGGTCTAGACCGAATTATATCACAGTTCTTGGGGTTCTGTTTGCCTGCAGTCATGCTGGGCTGGTAGAGAAGGGATGGTACTATTTTCGATCAATGAAGAAGCTTTTCGGGGTGGATCCTGGAAGAGAACACTATGGTTGCCTGATTGATCTCCTTGGGAGAGCTGGGAGGCTTGATGAAGCAGTTAAGTTAATCCATGAAATGGAATGTGAACCAGATTCAGTAACATGGAGGACTTTGCTGGGTGCCTGCAGGGTTCATAGGAATGTGGATCTAGCTATCTATGCAGCCAAGAAGATCATAGAATTGGAGCCTGAAGATGCAGGAACCTACATACTGTTATCTAATATATACGCGAATACTCAGAGGTGGGAAGATGTGGCAGAAGTGAGGAAGACCATGACTAACAGAGGAATCAGGAAAACCCCAGGTTGTAGCTGGATTGAAGTGGATAAACAGATTCATGTGTTTATTTTAGGAGATACATCACACCCAAAAATAGAAGAGATTGTCTGGCGTTTGAATGATTTGATAGAGAGAGTAATGGGAGTAGGCTATGTTCCAGACACAAATTTTGTGTTGCAGGACCTTGAGGGGGAGCAGAAGGAAGATTCTCTGCGATACCATAGTGAGAAACTGGCAATCATGTTCGGTCTGATGAACTTGTCAAGGGAGAAAACAGTTAGAATCAGGAAAAATCTAAGGATTTGCGGAGACTGTCATGTGTTTG includes the following:
- the LOC117911869 gene encoding damage-control phosphatase At2g17340-like; this encodes MESSSELVAFPLLLTPIESNYRACTIPYRFPSDNPRKATPTELSWIDLFLNSIPSFRKRAESDGTVADANVKAEKFAQRYSEILEDLKKDPESHGGPPDCVLLCRLREQVLRELGFRDIFKKVKDEENAKAISLFENVVHLNDAIEDESKRLENLVRGIFAGNIFDLGSAQLAEVFSKDGMSFLASCQNLVPRPWVIDDLDSFKLKWTRKSWKKVIIFVDNSGADIILGILPFARELLRCGSQVVLAANDLPSINDVTYPELIEIIAKLKDENGQLVGVDTSNLLIANSGNDLPVIDLTRISQELAYLASDADLVILEGMGRGIETNLYAQFKCDSLKIGMVKHQEVAQFLGGRLYDCVFKYNEVLS
- the LOC117911868 gene encoding exopolygalacturonase-like, with product MGTDIIGIKLLYVLSFFFCVNGRGLGLASSGANGVQMLERSPAELKGANTHLFNVRSFGAQADGHTDDRRAFTAAWKEACASTGKVKLLIPKGTYMIGPITFAGPCNSVSSLTVVMKGYLKATTDLAEYGFSAGWIEFGWMKGLTLTGGGTFDGQGVEAWPYNKCPINANCKLLPTNLKFIAMNKTVVRGITSVNSKFFHIALVECNNFKGSQIKISAPENSPNTDGIHIERSSGVYFSRSLIATGDDCISVGQGNSQVTITSITCGPGHGISVGSLGKYPNEEDVSGLVVKDCTMTGTTNGIRIKTWANSPDSSEATNMTFENIVMNNVTNPIIIDQAYCPFMSCASKAPSRVKLSDIYFKNIRGTSLSAVAVTLKCSRGTPCQNIYLQDVHLDLSSGEKRATSSCRNVRVKYSGTQIPPPCA
- the LOC117911866 gene encoding pentatricopeptide repeat-containing protein At2g03880, mitochondrial, with protein sequence MKAISKLKGMKPPLRYVADPSPLVNEFANFCHQWDLHRAMRAMDAMERHGGFADAITYSELIKCCSARGTVQEGKRVHEHIFCKGYEPKMFVVNTLLNMYVKFNLLEEAEDLFDEMPERNVVSWTTMISAYSNKLNDKALKCLILMFREGVRPNMFTYSSVLRACDGLPNLRQLHCGIIKTGLESDVFVRSALIDVYSKWSDLDNALGVFDEMPTRDLVVWNSIIGGFAQNSDGNEALNLFKRMKRAGFLADQATLTSVLRACTGLALLELGRQVHVHVLKFDQDLILNNALIDMYCKCGSLDDANSAFSRMVKKDVISWSTMVAGLAQNGYSRQALELFESMKESGSRPNYITVLGVLFACSHAGLVEKGWYYFRSMKKLFGVDPGREHYGCLIDLLGRAGRLDEAVKLIHEMECEPDSVTWRTLLGACRVHRNVDLAIYAAKKIIELEPEDAGTYILLSNIYANTQRWEDVAEVRKTMTNRGIRKTPGCSWIEVDKQIHVFILGDTSHPKIEEIVWRLNDLIERVMGVGYVPDTNFVLQDLEGEQKEDSLRYHSEKLAIMFGLMNLSREKTVRIRKNLRICGDCHVFAKVVSRMEHRSIVIRDPIRYHHFQDGVCSCGDYW